One Senegalimassilia faecalis genomic window, CGAGGGAACCCCCGCTCGTCGCGTGGTCGGCGTTGCGAACCTGCCCATGGGTGCCGCCATCCAGATCGACGCCATCTTCGGCAACTTCGAGGGCACCCCGCCGATCGCCTAACGAATCATCTGCGGATCCTTGTCGATCATCGGTCAACCGATGGTTTTGGAAAGGGAACGGGTTTTCGCCCGTTCCCTTTCTTGCATTTGGGGAAGGTTTGAGCGCGGGCGCGCGTTGCGGCTATGGATGGCTGATAGCTTGAGCGTACGGTGGGGGTGGGGCGGGCGCGGCCGCCTCGGGCGCCGTGCTCGCCTGCGGCGTGCTGGCAGGGTGCTCCTCCGACAAGGGCGAGCAAAAGGCCGAGCAGCCGGAGCAGACCGCTGCAGCCAGCCTTGAGGGCAAAAGCCTCAACATCTATTGCGGCGCCGGCATGACCAAGCCGTTCCAGGAGATTGCGGACGCTTTCAAGGCCGAAACCGGCTGCGAGATGAACATCGCCTTCGCCAACGCCGCGCAGATTCAGACGCAGAGGGGATGCGGACGTTTCTTTGGACCGGCTATGCGGCCAGCCCAAGGCTCCTCCGGTACCGCATCGGGCTCAGCCATCCCAGCTTCTCCTTCGGCCGCTCCTCGTTGTAGTATCTCGGATAGGCGCCGAGCATTCGGCAGAACCCGGGCATCGTCACGCCCGACCAGTCCCGATGGTGGAAGAATTCATTCTTGAGCCTGCCGAAGAATCCCTCCATCGCCGAGTCGTCCGGGCTGCACCCCTTCTTCGACATCGACCTGGTCAGGCGGTTCTTCTCGCAGATCGCGATCCATCCGGGCCAGCGGTAATGGCACCCGCGATCTGAGTGCGCGCGGGGCGCTGCCCTTTGGAAAGGGCGCCGCACGCGGCTTCGAGGCTGCTGTTGGCGAGCTCCGCGTTCGAGCCCGTGCCGACCGACCAGGCGGGCAGGCCGCCGTCGAAGCAGTCGAGGATCGGGGACGGGTGCACCTTGCCGCCCGGCAGCCCGAACTTCGCGATGTCGGTGAGCCGCAGCTCGTTGGGCGCCGCGGCTCGGAAGGCGCGGTTGACCAGGTTCTCGGGCGCATCGGATATCTCGCCCTTGTACGAGCTGTACCTCGCCCTCCTCTTAGCGTACGCGACCGCCAGCCCCTCTTCGCGCATGATGCGGCGCACCGCCTTCTCGGACACCGCGACCGGGTCGTCCCCCGACCGCAGCGCGTGCGTGACGTAGCGGTAGCCGCGCGAGGCGCTCGCGCCCTCGAGCGCCTCGCGCACGCGCGCCCGCAGCCCGGCGCGCTTGTCTGGCCTGCAGAGCGCCGCTCGCTTGTACTCATAGGAGCTCTTCGATATCCTCAAGGAACCGGTGAGCTCTCTCAAGCTTCTCCCCGTCGTCGCCCGCAGCTCGTTTACGGCCAGGGCCTTCTCCCTGTCCGTCATCGCGCTGGGGCTTTCGGCTTTTAAAACCTTCGTCGCCGCCCTCAGGATGTCGTTCTCGAGCTCGAGCTGGCGCACGCGCTCCTCGAGGCTCCCCTCGAAGCCGTCGTACGCCCTGTCCTCGGAGTCTCCCATGGGCTCTATGGGGCCCCTGTCCGCCGCCGGGCTCGGGCCTTCTGCGGCTCTCGCCCAATTGCAGGCCGCCGCGGCGCTCGATACCCCCAGCATCTCGGCGACGTCCTTGCCGGCCATGCCCGACCTCACGAACGCCACGGCCTGCGCCTTCGGCGCCGGATCGTGATGGCTCCAGGGCCTGCCGGATTTCCTTTCGTGCGACGCGTCGCGCCGATTCAGCCAGTGATACAGCGTTTGGCGCGTGGGGTATCCCAGCCTGCGCATCGCGCGCGTCACCGACCCGCCGCACTCCTCGACCGTTTCGACGGCCCTGCGCTTCTGCTCTTCCGCGTAGCTTGGCATTCGCGAACTCCTAACCGGACCGATTCGGTCCAACTATTTGTCCGCATCCCCCAACCCGGCGAGATGGCGAAGAATCGAATCGCGAAAGCGGCGGTGCCGCATTCGCTGACTGTACCG contains:
- a CDS encoding IS3 family transposase — protein: MSKKGCSPDDSAMEGFFGRLKNEFFHHRDWSGVTMPGFCRMLGAYPRYYNEERPKEKLGWLSPMRYRRSLGLAA
- a CDS encoding IS3 family transposase, whose translation is MPSYAEEQKRRAVETVEECGGSVTRAMRRLGYPTRQTLYHWLNRRDASHERKSGRPWSHHDPAPKAQAVAFVRSGMAGKDVAEMLGVSSAAAACNWARAAEGPSPAADRGPIEPMGDSEDRAYDGFEGSLEERVRQLELENDILRAATKVLKAESPSAMTDREKALAVNELRATTGRSLRELTGSLRISKSSYEYKRAALCRPDKRAGLRARVREALEGASASRGYRYVTHALRSGDDPVAVSEKAVRRIMREEGLAVAYAKRRARYSSYKGEISDAPENLVNRAFRAAAPNELRLTDIAKFGLPGGKVHPSPILDCFDGGLPAWSVGTGSNAELANSSLEAACGALSKGQRPARTQIAGAITAGPDGSRSARRTA